The genome window TCAAAAATACAGTAAATTATACAGCGAAGTATTAGGCAGCTTGATCTTCTATCTCTCCAGCGTATATATTAATGAGAACCCACAGCCCCCTTGATAAAACTAGAAAGCATCCACAAATACAACCAAATGATGAGAAACATAAAAAAATAGTGCGCGCTAGAGCTACAGTTGCAACATATAACAACATTTGGCTTCCTAAGGTAAAGCTGCGCCCGAAAAGGTACTTTGTTTGGCCTAGAAGGTTAAGCTGCTGAGTTCTCTGATTGTTGAGCTAGATAATGCTCAAGCATGTCCTCTTCATCGTCTGTATCAAAGTAGGGGAACAAGTTTTGTAAGATAGCTTACATAGACAAAGTACATCTAATGTCATAAACAAAGAGTTTTCCGGAATAAGTTTTACCTTCAAAATCATCATCGAATTCAATatcctcctcctcttcttcatcttcatcagcAACTGTGCTTGCTCCTTTCTGAAAAGATGGTTTCATGTAAAGTAAAACGTAAAAGACACATACGTAGCTCCAACACAGACATGAATTGATGTAAATAACTAAATACGAGTGCATCCAAACAAGCCTTAAGGAAAGGTTTTATTATCTGGGATAACGAACCACTGCATGCCTTCCACTTTCAAAATACTGCCGTCCTGTGAGTTTCTTTTCCTTTGAGGATGTAAGAGCTGAATCTGGCATAAGTCTGCATGCCCAACAAAATGCAAAAGATAATCTAAACACACATTTGGGTACTTATATAATATGGGAAACAAACACCATTAGATTGAAGATATCACAAGTAAACAAAAGATTCCCATGTGATCATCGAGAAAAACTTAATATGTAAACAAAATAGAAAGTTTACTTAGCACGCTGTAAGGCCAACTCAGCTTCAAATCGGTCTCTCCACGCCAAAAAGCTCTCTACAGTAACAGCTTCACCATGTGGTATAATAACCTAGCATGCGGAGCAAATACTTTTCATCAGTTATAAATTGTactcgctgaaagggaaataatcCATGATAGCATGATACAATATGTAATTTGAAATTTGATTGCCTAAGTGGCTCAGTAGGACACAACAAATCAAGCACTAAATTCCAAAAATGCAGCATCCAGCAGGATTCTAAACAAAACCACCGGAAGGTGGTCTCAGATTGAGAAACCAACCATACCAGAACAAGACTGGATTAATTTCACAAACCGTAGCCAATTCAAAGTCTCCACTTGCTACAGTTGAACCCACTTCCTAAAGTTCACAGAAAAGAAAATGCAGAACAGACAACTGAATAGGTGTATACCTCCTCTTCTGCTTCAGTTTCTTcaggttcctcgtcaccaccattCTGACCATATATCTCACTTAGCCACTCTTTGGCTGATGAAACAAGAGTGTAGACCATAGCCATGCCAAGATTCTCTTTTGCCTAAATGATGAGATATTCAACAGAATACGATATGACATATCAGGTGGCTGATAGGTGATAATGTGAGGAATTCACAAGTCACAACCAATTAGAAACTACTCCCTCCGTCCTAAAATACATGCAAACTACATTTATAGATTAATTAATGAATGTATGTTCAGTACAGTACATTCATTATCATtcattctgttggggacttgttctcaaacgctatgaattaagaacaaggcaacataaagtgttaaatgttaacgtccttcgtccgtgaaacattattcccttgaggataatgagtcttggacgaaggttgatgagagaataattacgaagttaaaccttcgtaataaactttcaatagacACTGTAAGATAacgtaaaataaaaggtataataTGAATGAATAAAtcacagatgcattatattatatttacttaatatattgaatcattaaatacaatgatacatatgccttggcaaaggttgaattccgagagatgcgattgcaattaccagaatgcgtgaacagtaacggaatactgttcactatttataggcacaggacgcagcctgtgagaaattacaagtatgccccttataaaagcttacaacattgactcagacctttatggactaaaaggtcattctatgtttaagtcggtttgtaatgccgaagcttcacgaagaggacccttcggctatcttatgctaacagcttcagccgaggaccacttctttctacaagaccttcggcgacgaagcatagacccaacagtagcccctttcgcggtgctagatcgtttttcgtaacgagcttgatccgtgaaaaaagtctcttaagcttcggatcgccgaaggtctaaaaaacaccttccctgagctcgttgtcgagaaacgattcaatctcccagcgtgtagcggccccaccttgcagagttactgttcagtctctgcggtccaccacgcagcgagtgcgagcgggtgtccgcctggtgtaaaaattctggcgcttcgccttcttacctgcagcactatataaacagacgagtaggtgtgaagttaccacagcattcattgctatttgcactgttttgctgccaaaatttttaaccgtcgccgaagcttgtctgtcggaatcgaacgaagctccagcttgaagcctgcttcggagaaagaaagtattaaagttttacaagttcatagttaaatggccagagtccgttctaccgccagggttgagcgtgagggggacgaaactgaagcttcggagaccgtccctatctccgaagccatgcaacgatccgggctagtgacttcggaaaagattcctagtgatgatgcagaacaagcaatcgctgaagcagaggaagaagatattgaggaaactgatcccgaagatgactatcgtattgccatgccaagcaaacccagccactt of Zea mays cultivar B73 chromosome 8, Zm-B73-REFERENCE-NAM-5.0, whole genome shotgun sequence contains these proteins:
- the LOC100284824 gene encoding RWD domain-containing protein 1 isoform X1, which encodes MADYEQEQDMEVEALQAILMDDIKEIDPSESGIATTARCFQILLSPQDDDFDESAYVPVQLALIFAHTEKYPDEPPLLNVKSVRGIKPHDLASLKEKLEQEVIIPHGEAVTVESFLAWRDRFEAELALQRAKLMPDSALTSSKEKKLTGRQYFESGRHAVKGASTVADEDEEEEEDIEFDDDFEDDEEDMLEHYLAQQSENSAA
- the LOC100284824 gene encoding RWD domain-containing protein 1 — protein: MADYEQEQDMEVEALQAILMDDIKEIDPSESGIATTARCFQILLSPQDDDFDESAYVPVQLALIFAHTEKYPDEPPLLNVKSVRGIKPHDLASLKEKLEQEAKENLGMAMVYTLVSSAKEWLSEIYGQNGGDEEPEETEAEEEVIIPHGEAVTVESFLAWRDRFEAELALQRAKLMPDSALTSSKEKKLTGRQYFESGRHAVKGASTVADEDEEEEEDIEFDDDFEDDEEDMLEHYLAQQSENSAA